The following are encoded in a window of Brevibacillus sp. DP1.3A genomic DNA:
- a CDS encoding DUF4304 domain-containing protein, whose product MQQIFTDMIKQDVKPFLSKRGFAKKSLNFTKRTESLIYMFNLQKSAGNAADNVMFYVNCGIYAAELAQIQSREILTAPQEAECHFRARIGEIVESVPDRFSITLDTNMDDLRKTLLSGLDEVIQFYDTMTSARSIVDYYTSGPFLHLSEESFHLLLQSNNVVEAKKYLKALQEKYGTEKRWTIFENKYSAIFNKYEVEIDKR is encoded by the coding sequence TTGCAGCAGATCTTTACCGATATGATTAAACAGGATGTAAAGCCGTTCCTTTCCAAACGTGGCTTCGCAAAGAAGAGTTTGAATTTCACTAAGAGAACGGAAAGCCTCATCTACATGTTCAACCTCCAAAAATCTGCTGGCAATGCAGCGGACAATGTAATGTTTTATGTGAACTGTGGTATTTATGCAGCGGAGTTGGCACAAATACAATCGAGAGAGATTCTAACAGCACCTCAAGAAGCGGAGTGTCACTTCAGAGCAAGAATTGGGGAAATTGTTGAGTCTGTTCCAGATCGATTTTCAATCACTCTTGATACGAATATGGATGATTTAAGAAAAACGTTGCTAAGTGGATTAGATGAGGTTATTCAGTTTTATGATACTATGACCAGTGCCAGATCCATTGTTGATTATTACACTTCAGGTCCATTTTTACATCTGAGCGAAGAGAGCTTTCATTTGCTCTTACAATCCAATAATGTAGTAGAGGCGAAAAAATATTTGAAGGCTTTGCAGGAAAAGTACGGAACTGAAAAGCGATGGACCATATTTGAGAATAAATACTCGGCCATCTTCAATAAATACGAAGTGGAAATTGATAAGCGATAA
- a CDS encoding DUF2809 domain-containing protein, producing MSTCNKHSACRWRERLAYFVAVFVVMALGLGSRAFADVLPVFVAEHFGDALWACMIYFGFRTCYAHKKISFALWCSLAFCFAIEASQLYQAGWINYLRATTIGALVLGKGFLTADLVRYTAGAAVAALLDLAWPWRKRS from the coding sequence ATGAGCACATGTAACAAGCACTCCGCATGTCGATGGAGAGAGAGGCTCGCCTATTTCGTGGCCGTTTTTGTTGTCATGGCTTTGGGCTTAGGGTCCAGAGCGTTCGCCGATGTGTTGCCTGTCTTTGTAGCTGAGCATTTTGGCGATGCATTATGGGCGTGTATGATCTACTTCGGCTTTCGCACCTGTTATGCTCATAAAAAGATTTCTTTCGCGCTGTGGTGCAGCCTCGCGTTTTGCTTTGCGATCGAGGCCAGCCAATTGTATCAGGCCGGTTGGATCAATTACCTCCGGGCGACAACTATTGGGGCGTTGGTATTAGGAAAAGGATTTTTGACGGCGGACCTTGTACGGTACACTGCGGGAGCTGCCGTCGCTGCCCTGCTCGATCTAGCTTGGCCTTGGCGTAAGCGCTCGTGA
- a CDS encoding iron chaperone produces the protein MEVFEEYLARIDNPQHHARTEEVLGWVTKKFPNLMPKIAWNQPMFTDHGTFIIGFSVAKHHLAVSPERVGISRFSDEIVQAGYDHTKELVRIRWDSPVDFALLEKMIEFNILDKADCSTFWRK, from the coding sequence ATGGAAGTTTTTGAAGAATATTTAGCGCGTATTGATAACCCGCAACATCATGCCCGAACGGAAGAAGTTTTGGGGTGGGTAACTAAGAAATTTCCAAATTTAATGCCAAAAATTGCGTGGAATCAGCCTATGTTTACCGATCACGGCACATTTATTATTGGCTTTAGCGTTGCCAAACATCATTTGGCTGTTTCCCCAGAAAGGGTAGGGATTTCTCGTTTTTCTGATGAAATTGTACAGGCTGGCTATGATCACACCAAAGAGTTGGTACGTATCCGGTGGGATAGTCCGGTTGATTTCGCATTACTTGAGAAAATGATCGAATTTAATATCTTGGATAAGGCAGATTGTTCAACTTTTTGGCGGAAATAG
- a CDS encoding SRPBCC domain-containing protein, which translates to MSLALSLDFQYTTSIEKAWSALTDSSKLAKWIAENDFKPVVGHRFQFRHQPSEYWDGIVDGEVLVVEAPHRLSYSWATGDERHTVTWTLQDLGDGKVNLHLEQTGFSNVHGLEGAKYGWSAWFGKFETVLEQ; encoded by the coding sequence ATGAGTTTAGCATTGTCCTTGGATTTTCAGTACACGACATCGATTGAGAAGGCTTGGTCCGCACTGACCGATTCAAGCAAGTTAGCAAAGTGGATCGCGGAAAATGATTTTAAACCCGTCGTGGGGCATCGCTTTCAGTTTCGCCATCAGCCATCCGAATATTGGGATGGAATCGTTGACGGTGAAGTGCTTGTCGTGGAAGCACCACACCGGTTGTCCTATTCTTGGGCTACCGGAGACGAGCGGCATACGGTCACCTGGACGCTGCAGGATTTAGGGGACGGAAAGGTTAACCTTCATCTCGAACAAACTGGATTCTCAAATGTTCACGGACTCGAAGGCGCCAAGTATGGCTGGAGTGCATGGTTCGGCAAGTTTGAAACGGTATTGGAACAATAA
- a CDS encoding helix-turn-helix transcriptional regulator, which produces MSENNQLRDVFAAIADPTRRRLIRLLAEAEELPLHELTSQFPMGRTAVSKHLTILKEAGLVLDRKVGRETRFRLNASPLKEIQDWVAFYSKYWSMNMLRLNQLFEEEEE; this is translated from the coding sequence GTGAGCGAGAACAACCAGTTGCGGGATGTGTTCGCCGCGATTGCAGATCCTACTAGGCGCCGACTGATTCGTCTGTTAGCAGAGGCAGAGGAGTTGCCGCTTCACGAGTTGACGTCGCAGTTTCCAATGGGCCGTACAGCGGTATCCAAGCATTTGACGATTCTCAAAGAGGCTGGACTGGTACTTGATCGAAAAGTCGGCAGAGAAACGCGTTTTAGGCTCAACGCCTCTCCACTCAAAGAAATTCAAGATTGGGTGGCTTTCTACAGCAAGTACTGGAGTATGAATATGTTGCGCTTGAACCAACTATTTGAGGAGGAAGAAGAATGA
- a CDS encoding HAMP domain-containing sensor histidine kinase, with translation MKNTELKGYMTILAVLLSLFTIHQFIAHQLFYDALKSDSIATWSEITARLVEQNPENEAEIMKVLTSHASNSSVYQEKGREIFRQYGLYEDLESELFPLLNKHIASHNQWIYWGLICFGLILLGASYLQYKMVFHKIRQLTSAAKKIIDGDYTVVINENKEGDLAKLAASFRSMKDIIRKSMQDLLEEKEFLALMLQDISHQLKTPLSTISIYNEMLLNAELPRQQQVQLLQNNEVQIARMNVLIQNLLKVAKIDARAISFDKEPANLVETIEEVLDRLASMISDKHIAIDWDAPKEIVVAHDKLWMQEALLNLLKNAIEHSKPSSTIMIQVKDTPIYTELVIQDFGEGIAPEELSHIFDRFYKATGSKKHDSTGIGLALVKAIIEAHHALIKVESEKDSFTRFTITFMKF, from the coding sequence ATGAAGAATACCGAATTGAAAGGGTATATGACGATACTGGCCGTTCTGTTATCACTATTTACCATTCACCAGTTTATTGCACATCAACTGTTTTATGATGCTTTGAAAAGCGACTCTATTGCAACCTGGAGTGAAATTACGGCTAGATTGGTTGAACAAAATCCCGAGAATGAAGCGGAAATTATGAAAGTCTTAACAAGTCACGCATCTAATTCAAGTGTGTATCAGGAAAAAGGAAGAGAGATCTTTAGACAGTATGGATTATATGAAGATTTGGAATCAGAGCTTTTTCCCCTATTAAATAAACATATTGCCAGCCATAATCAATGGATTTATTGGGGATTGATTTGTTTCGGATTGATATTGCTTGGGGCAAGCTATTTGCAATACAAGATGGTCTTCCATAAAATTAGACAACTTACTTCCGCAGCAAAAAAAATAATCGATGGGGACTACACGGTAGTCATCAATGAAAATAAAGAAGGGGATCTCGCCAAACTAGCGGCTTCCTTTCGTTCCATGAAAGATATCATTCGAAAAAGCATGCAGGATCTTCTGGAAGAGAAAGAGTTTTTAGCACTAATGCTGCAAGATATCTCCCATCAATTAAAAACGCCTCTTTCAACGATATCCATCTACAATGAAATGTTGTTGAATGCAGAGCTGCCTCGTCAGCAGCAAGTTCAACTCCTGCAAAATAATGAAGTTCAAATCGCGAGAATGAATGTCTTAATTCAAAATTTGTTAAAAGTAGCGAAAATCGATGCCAGAGCTATTTCATTTGATAAAGAGCCAGCCAATTTGGTGGAGACGATCGAGGAAGTTTTGGATCGCTTGGCAAGCATGATCAGTGATAAGCATATAGCGATTGACTGGGATGCGCCAAAGGAAATCGTCGTTGCCCACGATAAACTATGGATGCAGGAAGCTTTGTTGAACCTGCTGAAGAATGCGATCGAGCATTCCAAACCCAGCAGTACAATCATGATTCAAGTAAAAGATACGCCAATTTATACGGAGTTGGTGATTCAAGATTTTGGAGAAGGAATTGCACCTGAGGAATTGTCCCATATTTTTGATCGATTTTACAAAGCAACAGGTTCTAAAAAGCATGATTCGACTGGGATTGGATTGGCGCTAGTCAAAGCCATTATCGAAGCACATCATGCCTTGATTAAAGTGGAGAGTGAGAAAGACAGCTTTACAAGATTTACGATTACTTTCATGAAGTTTTAA
- a CDS encoding response regulator transcription factor, whose amino-acid sequence MNKILLVEDDEALGLAIEFSLRNEGYEVVRASSVKEAKRQFDHQPFDLAILDVGLPDGNGYDLCLHFKKQNDSSVIIFLTALDEEANVVMGLDIGGDDYITKPFRVKEFISRVKVQLRKRGRLETSSITLASENIKMDTNLVKAFKNQENIPLTNLEYKLLLTFMMNAHKVLKRDDLLMKVSEGEDAFFDENTLSVYIKRLRDKVEDDPKNPQFIVTQRGLGYRWNKDVSRE is encoded by the coding sequence TTGAATAAAATATTGCTTGTGGAAGATGATGAGGCGCTAGGTCTAGCCATCGAATTCTCATTGCGAAATGAAGGCTATGAGGTGGTCAGAGCCTCTAGTGTAAAAGAAGCGAAACGCCAGTTTGATCATCAACCTTTTGATTTGGCGATCCTAGATGTTGGCCTTCCAGATGGAAACGGCTATGATTTATGTCTGCATTTCAAAAAACAAAACGATTCATCGGTTATTATCTTCTTAACGGCCTTGGATGAAGAAGCAAATGTAGTAATGGGCTTGGATATTGGCGGGGACGATTATATAACGAAACCATTCCGAGTCAAGGAATTCATATCCAGAGTGAAAGTGCAATTGCGTAAACGTGGGCGGTTGGAGACTTCCTCCATCACCTTAGCATCTGAAAATATAAAAATGGATACGAACCTCGTCAAGGCTTTTAAAAATCAGGAAAACATTCCATTAACCAATCTTGAATACAAGCTTCTGTTAACTTTCATGATGAACGCCCATAAAGTACTAAAAAGAGATGATCTCTTGATGAAAGTATCGGAAGGAGAAGATGCTTTTTTTGATGAAAATACGCTTTCTGTATACATTAAGCGTCTAAGAGATAAAGTGGAAGATGACCCCAAAAATCCGCAGTTTATCGTCACCCAAAGAGGATTAGGTTATCGGTGGAATAAGGATGTGAGTAGAGAGTAA
- a CDS encoding FtsX-like permease family protein → MISSYKQLSSKYLKGNMKRTILTLIGIILSVALISTVGLFMKGSQLSQIENIKKINGFSFHLGISNYDEALLNKIKYNPQIASYGLMSQGGIVPVGEVSVQKNFADHSAMEFLTYSLIDGRLPANDREAAVDSWTLPYMKKGLQIGDSFVLDGQTYQLVGLLDNRAFTQINKVGRLLTYKHDFAIGEGRILAEINEKADFKAVVEEIKSLTKDENLVINEELIKVLKPGSNQSILAVLVIVVSIVVIATVVVIYNAFQISVVERMKQFGLLRSIGATRKQIRQIVMREAAVLAVIAIPVGLVCSILAVAALQSIFSIILEDGAGVSFFHIDWQILFISSIITLTAVLASSYYPAFFAGRISPLLAISSRLSIKKEAIKKHKNTVLRKPLSFPLSLALKNVKRNKNRYTITILSIIISSVLFITFSSMMDIAFASKYMKDLSTKSDLSIYLEQDHEDSLAERQQMLELLKSVENVSGVKEQDLHFEIDLKDKTQSLATVTHIEESVGKKHAITIVNHIEENKVKKDSELVIKVLVYSFITVISLIGSLNILNTITISIIIRRKELAALKSIGMSQRNLKKMIIYEALIYGFSGSLQGIFFGCILSYIIYLAASGVLRVEWTIPYEACLITFASALIISFLSVLLPLRKIQKDNLIDVIREQ, encoded by the coding sequence TTGATCAGCAGTTATAAACAATTAAGCAGCAAGTATTTAAAGGGGAATATGAAACGAACGATTTTGACTTTGATCGGAATCATACTCTCTGTAGCGTTAATTTCCACAGTCGGCCTTTTTATGAAAGGATCACAACTATCCCAAATCGAGAACATCAAGAAGATAAACGGGTTTTCTTTTCATCTCGGTATTTCAAATTACGATGAAGCACTATTAAACAAAATCAAATATAATCCACAAATAGCATCGTATGGCTTGATGTCTCAGGGCGGGATCGTTCCGGTTGGAGAGGTTTCTGTTCAAAAGAATTTCGCTGATCATAGCGCCATGGAGTTTTTAACCTACAGTCTCATTGATGGCAGATTACCGGCCAATGACCGTGAAGCAGCTGTCGATTCATGGACGCTTCCTTATATGAAAAAGGGTCTTCAGATCGGCGACTCATTTGTATTGGATGGTCAAACCTATCAACTAGTTGGTTTACTAGATAATCGGGCGTTCACTCAGATAAATAAAGTGGGACGTTTACTAACCTATAAACATGATTTTGCTATCGGAGAGGGTAGGATCTTAGCCGAAATAAACGAGAAGGCGGACTTTAAAGCGGTTGTAGAGGAGATAAAATCACTTACGAAAGACGAGAATCTGGTTATCAATGAGGAATTGATCAAAGTTTTGAAACCGGGATCGAATCAATCGATTTTGGCTGTTCTCGTCATCGTCGTTAGTATTGTTGTGATCGCGACAGTCGTGGTGATTTACAACGCTTTTCAAATCAGCGTCGTAGAGCGAATGAAGCAGTTCGGCTTGCTCCGAAGCATCGGCGCTACGCGAAAGCAAATTAGACAAATCGTGATGAGAGAAGCTGCTGTGCTGGCTGTTATCGCCATACCGGTTGGGCTTGTATGTAGCATATTGGCGGTTGCTGCACTCCAATCCATTTTCTCGATCATTTTAGAAGATGGTGCAGGTGTTTCGTTCTTCCATATCGATTGGCAGATTTTATTCATCAGTTCGATCATTACGCTGACGGCCGTACTAGCGTCCAGTTATTATCCGGCTTTTTTTGCGGGTAGAATATCCCCACTGCTGGCAATCAGCAGCAGGCTATCCATTAAAAAAGAGGCGATCAAAAAACACAAGAATACCGTGTTGAGAAAGCCGTTATCTTTTCCCTTGAGCCTAGCCTTGAAAAATGTCAAAAGAAATAAAAATCGTTATACCATTACGATTCTATCTATCATTATATCCAGTGTATTGTTTATTACTTTCTCGTCTATGATGGATATCGCATTTGCATCCAAATATATGAAGGACTTATCCACGAAATCAGATCTATCCATCTATCTGGAACAAGATCATGAAGATTCTTTAGCAGAAAGACAGCAAATGTTGGAGCTTTTGAAGTCGGTTGAAAATGTATCCGGAGTGAAGGAACAGGACCTCCATTTTGAAATCGATTTGAAGGATAAGACACAATCTCTTGCAACAGTTACTCACATCGAGGAGTCTGTTGGTAAAAAACACGCCATTACCATTGTGAATCACATCGAAGAGAATAAAGTGAAGAAAGATTCGGAGCTCGTCATAAAAGTGCTGGTATACAGTTTTATCACAGTCATTTCTTTGATTGGCAGTCTCAATATCCTTAATACGATTACGATTAGCATTATCATCAGACGAAAAGAACTGGCTGCGTTAAAATCCATAGGCATGTCACAAAGGAATTTGAAAAAAATGATCATCTATGAAGCGCTGATTTACGGTTTTTCTGGAAGTTTGCAAGGGATCTTTTTCGGTTGTATACTTTCTTATATTATCTATTTGGCGGCTTCCGGTGTCTTGAGGGTCGAATGGACGATCCCCTACGAAGCTTGTCTCATTACGTTTGCTTCAGCTTTGATCATCAGCTTTTTATCTGTTCTATTACCACTGAGAAAAATCCAAAAAGATAATCTTATCGATGTTATCAGGGAACAATGA
- a CDS encoding ABC transporter ATP-binding protein, which translates to MEVVRMENVVKSYGEGNNKVDALKGIHLSIQQGEFVSIVGVSGSGKSTLLHILGGLDRPTSGQVFIGDHNIYDYTDDELSIFRRRKVGFIFQFFNLIPVLNVQENIALPMLLDDEPIDMTYLDELIEILGLHERKDHLPSELSGGQQQRVSIGRALMNRPHLILADEPTGNLDTRNTKEVIDLLRLTARKYNQTIVLITHDLAIASASDRIITIEDGTIISDQRLAAN; encoded by the coding sequence ATGGAAGTTGTACGGATGGAAAACGTAGTAAAAAGTTATGGGGAAGGTAATAACAAGGTAGATGCGTTAAAAGGGATTCACCTTTCGATTCAGCAAGGAGAGTTTGTTTCCATCGTTGGTGTTTCCGGCTCAGGTAAAAGTACACTGCTGCATATTTTAGGCGGGTTGGATCGTCCAACTTCAGGACAAGTATTCATTGGGGATCATAATATTTACGATTATACAGATGATGAGCTTTCGATATTCAGAAGAAGAAAAGTCGGGTTTATTTTTCAATTTTTTAATTTGATCCCGGTATTGAATGTCCAGGAAAATATCGCGTTGCCCATGTTATTGGATGATGAACCGATAGATATGACATATTTGGATGAACTGATTGAAATCCTGGGTCTCCATGAACGGAAAGACCACTTGCCTTCCGAATTATCGGGCGGTCAACAGCAACGCGTCTCCATCGGCAGAGCCTTAATGAATCGACCGCATTTGATTTTGGCGGATGAGCCCACAGGTAATCTGGATACGCGAAATACGAAGGAAGTCATAGATTTATTACGATTGACTGCTAGAAAATACAATCAAACCATTGTCTTGATTACGCACGATCTTGCGATTGCTTCGGCTTCTGACCGGATCATCACGATAGAAGACGGTACGATCATTTCAGATCAACGGCTTGCTGCGAATTAG
- a CDS encoding lipoprotein BA_5634 family protein: MKKVIGFLLVIVIFAGIGFGVKRFVEGPSQAVDGVLVIGTENNANKVKELYKDDTKQTMDYKMKLVTTKKITKLSEQDQKETGQEFDTREIKYSVVTRSTAEQFVKKGILRARQDPDSTSIISDPVTSIKELSNGQNLFYSIIDAEMKNNQIDLNGKMVPVAYVKHQMWIGYIPQADLVIVDEQTYNQLTEAESTLSLIQFENRSFDYKKKDQVNQVLQEIGNVYANSEDKVNFVDVQD; encoded by the coding sequence ATGAAAAAAGTAATAGGTTTCTTATTGGTTATTGTGATTTTTGCAGGGATTGGATTCGGAGTAAAACGATTTGTAGAAGGTCCATCGCAAGCGGTCGATGGCGTGCTCGTTATTGGCACAGAAAACAACGCGAATAAGGTCAAAGAGTTGTATAAAGATGACACCAAACAAACGATGGACTACAAAATGAAATTGGTTACAACGAAAAAAATTACGAAATTGTCAGAGCAAGATCAGAAAGAAACAGGTCAAGAATTTGATACTAGAGAGATCAAATATTCGGTTGTTACTCGATCCACCGCAGAGCAATTCGTCAAGAAGGGGATTCTCAGAGCCAGACAAGATCCAGACAGCACGTCTATTATTTCAGACCCTGTTACCAGCATCAAAGAATTATCGAATGGTCAAAATCTGTTTTACTCTATAATTGATGCAGAAATGAAGAATAACCAAATCGATTTGAACGGCAAGATGGTACCTGTAGCGTATGTGAAGCATCAGATGTGGATCGGGTATATACCACAAGCGGATCTTGTTATTGTTGACGAACAGACTTACAACCAATTAACCGAAGCAGAGTCAACGCTCTCCTTGATCCAGTTTGAAAATCGCAGCTTCGATTATAAGAAGAAAGATCAGGTGAACCAAGTCTTACAAGAAATCGGGAACGTATACGCAAATAGTGAAGACAAAGTAAACTTCGTAGACGTACAAGATTGA